Proteins co-encoded in one Micropterus dolomieu isolate WLL.071019.BEF.003 ecotype Adirondacks linkage group LG19, ASM2129224v1, whole genome shotgun sequence genomic window:
- the LOC123957310 gene encoding probable E3 SUMO-protein ligase RNF212: MGYRIKNCPKRKTNTQGLQMAYWMCCNSCFLSPSAARKVAVTTCGHVICGVCYQKGKQDKCLICNAKCQVSPVTDKSSSEVKALFSDINVVANKHLTEISKVIMFQARHQKRLLTYYQQRNEKLEEVLVKMKQEMQQMAKKLNEQSAYITKLENSLQHQSAKVSQSQMGHSPHTPHGRKSVLHIPFNSSMSLSRHSSSTNVAENMEVDERSLFRKPNTVPRLSLISPPQDGRMGTIPHRSSNQIPLANHSARSTTVSRYQGSPVTSDISYGQSSGWKSPMFKPLSSFRHSMSSLVCPRP, encoded by the exons ATGGGATATAGGATTAAAAA TTGTCCTAAAcgtaaaacaaatacacaag GTCTTCAAATGGCTTACTGGATGTGCTGCAACTCCTGCTTCCTTTCCCCCAGTGCTGCCAGAAAGGTTGCTGTTACAACCTGCGGCCATGTCATCTGTGGTGTCTGTTATCAGAAAG GCAAACAAGACAAGTGTTTAATATGCAACGCCAAATGCCAAGTATCACCTGTCACTGACAAA aGCAGCTCAGAGGTGAAGGCTCTGTTTTCCGACATCAACGTTGTGGCAAACAAACATCTGACGGAAATCAGCAAA GTTATAATGTTCCAGGCAAGACATCAAAAGAGACTATTGACTTACTACCAGCAAAGG AATGAGAAACTAGAAGAGGTGTTAGTCAAGATGAAGCAAGAAATGCAGCAGATGGCAAA GAAGCTGAATGAACAGAGCGCTTACATTACTAAGCTGGAAAACTCTCTTCAGCATCAGAG TGCTAAGGTTTCACAGTCACAGATGGGTCACAGTCCTCACACTCCACATGGACGTAAATCAG TCCTACATATCCCATTTAACTCTTCCATGTCCCTCTCAAGACACTCCTCATCAACTAATGT CGCTGAAAACATGGAAGTGGATGAAAGAAGTCTTTTCAGGAAA cCTAACACTGTCCCCAGACTGTCATTAATCAGTCCTCCACAAGATGGACGAATGG GTACCATCCCTCACAGATCATCCAATCAGATCCCGCTGGCCAACCATTCAGCTCGCTCAACCACAGTCAG tCGTTATCAAGGATCACCTGTAACCTCAGATATTTCATACGGCCAGAGTTCTGGATGGAAGTCTCCCATGTTCAagcctctctcctccttcagaCACTCCATGTCCTCCCTGGTCTGCCCTCGTccttaa
- the si:ch211-255i20.3 gene encoding transmembrane emp24 domain-containing protein 11, which yields MGLRGIAFVLQCYLMLAAAMYFDLGAQEEKCIIEEIPEDLLVTGYFFLEPWDLKTLTNSPHLGITVTVRDPNHEVLMNKRYGKFGKFTFTAHASGQHYLYFQTNSTSFAVYAKERLKVHLDVQMGEHSIDPNTKKTKDNMETLENSLSHLIDQMMYITRHQEYQREKEEVFRQISEDTNSKVLWWAVVQTSILLSVGFWQMKRLKDFFIAKKLV from the exons ATGGGTTTGCGAGGCATTGCCTTTGTCCTCCAGTGTTACCTGATGTTGGCAGCAGCCATGTATTTTGATCTCGGAGCACAGGAGGAAAAATGCATCATTGAGGAGATTCCTGAAGACCTGCTGGTCACCG GTTATTTCTTTTTGGAGCCTTGGGATTTGAAGACATTAACCAACTCCCCTCATCTCGGCATCACTGTGACAGTCAGAGACCCAAACCATGAG GTTCTGATGAACAAACGCTATGGTAAATTTGGTAAATTCACCTTCACAGCTCACGCCTCTGGTCAGCACTACCTTTACTTCCAAACCAACTCCACAAGCTTTGCTGTCTATGCTAAAGAGAGGCTG AAGGTACATTTGGACGTTCAGATGGGAGAGCACTCGATTGACCCCAACACTAAAAAGACCAAAGACAACATGGAAACTCTGGAGAACAGCCTCAGTCACCTCATAGATCAGATGATGTACATCACCAGGCATCAGGAGTACCAGAGG gagaaagaggaggtgtTTCGTCAGATCAGTGAGGACACCAACAGTAAAGTTCTATGGTGGGCCGTGGTGCAGACCTCTATTCTGCTTTCGGTCGGTTTCTGGCAGATGAAACGACTCAAAGACTTCTTCATCGCCAAGAAGCTGGTCTGA
- the spon2b gene encoding spondin-2b, which yields MDTTRSIFSISEALYHLIVMMLTLSEGVHSMPVPTDVPMCTATETAQYRLMFTGKWTQAAFPKQYPVYRPPAQWSNLIGVTHSSDYHIWQRNEFASNGVREFAEKGEAWTLMKEVESAGERIQSVYGILSAPAVVGGTGQMNTEFEVFARHSYLSFIVRIVPSPDWFVGADSVDLCDGAHWKENVSLELFPYDAGTDSGFTFSSPNFETIPQDHITQITSSFPSHPANSFFYPRLKHLPPIAKVMLTKIKKTNQIISLPVEPTQSNQLPTGNEIEDKLINTPLDCEVSLWSPWGLCKGKCGDSGVQHRTRYILMHPANNGAACPLLEEDRKCFPDNCL from the exons ATGGACACCACAAGGAGCATCTTCTCCATCTCGGAGGCACTCTACCACCTGATTGTCATGATGCTGACACTGAGCGAAGGCGTTCATTCAATGCCTGTCCCTACTGATGTCCCCATGTGCACAGCTACAGAAACTGCCCAGTACAGGCTAATGTTTACCGGCAAGTGGACCCAAGCAGCTTTTCCTAAACAGTATCCTGTCTACCGTCCCCCTGCACAGTGGTCCAACCTTATTG GGGTGACTCACAGCTCTGACTACCACATCTGGCAGCGTAATGAGTTTGCCAGCAACGGAGTGAGGGAGTTTGCGGAGAAAGGCGAGGCCTGGACACTCATGAAGGAAGTCGAGTCGGCCGGCGAACGCATCCAGAGCGTATATGGGATCCTCTCCGCTCCCGCTGTTGTGGGAGGCACAGGCCAGATGAACACTGAGTTTGAGGTCTTCGCCAGGCACTCCTAT CTGTCGTTTATCGTGCGTATCGTTCCAAGCCCCGACTGGTTTGTGGGTGCGGACAGTGTTGACCTGTGTGATGGCGCCCACTGGAAAGAGAATGTGTCGCTGGAACTTTTCCCATACGATGCAGGAACTGACAGTGGGTTCACCTTCTCTTCTCCCAACTTTGAGACCATCCCACAGGACCACATTACACAG ATCACTTCTTCCTTCCCTAGCCACCCTGCAAACTCATTTTTCTACCCCCGCTTGAAGCACCTGCCACCCATTGCCAAGGTAATGCTGACCAAGATAAAGAAGACCAATCAGATCATCAGCCTGCCTGTGGAGCCCACCCAGTCCAACCAACTGCCAACAGGAAACGAGATTGAGGACAAGCTCATAA ATACCCCTCTGGACTGTGAGGTGTCACTGTGGTCTCCTTGGGGCTTGTGCAAAGGCAAGTGTGGTGACTCAGGCGTGCAGCACCGCACACGCTACATCCTAATGCACCCAGCCAACAATGGAGCTGCCTGCCCCCTGCTGGAGGAAGACAGGAAGTGCTTCCCTGACAACTGTTTATGA